The Rhipicephalus microplus isolate Deutch F79 unplaced genomic scaffold, USDA_Rmic scaffold_28, whole genome shotgun sequence genome has a segment encoding these proteins:
- the LOC142786690 gene encoding uncharacterized protein LOC142786690, with product MAHQLPEFEDAKDKWQAYLVKVEAYFEANDVKDDAKKRALLVAALGTKTIEILNGKVAPKKPNALTYAEVVQTLNSYYDPVPNEISESFKFFHRCQQEGESVHAFIVAIRQMAQNCNFSTMLDRMIRDRIVCGVRSKNLQKQLLAKKDLNLQEAEALALAAESAERDSQGITSDKEQASLLKLSAQYESRAKTAGVQQCNCCGKQGHRTNACRLIQRRCFKCTRRGHLARMCAVNDKTSRMLAVTAQATETEDSDNSASQIWSLTTKRSLIPPIRKEFAWNGIQVTMDIDTGSPVCVIPKSIYETYCHQWPQLQKSELQLSCYLGRLPLLGAITMPVSYEGTTVQCTLTVLDCEGPSLCGRDLLKKLTDECIQVLNVYPQPSRSSQAQEVIPKLLQKNADLFTEGTGLMKGPPARLHIKTGSTPKFFKARKIPFALRDKVSKELDRLVSAGIISPVPHSEWATPIVPVLKKDGTVRICGDFKVTLNPVCEVEQYPLPVIDDIFANLRGGKKFSILDLRDAYNQVELDEDSRKLAVINTPKGLFCYNRLPFGIASAPAIFQRKIESVLQGLPGTQAYLDDVLIAESNNNENANLEAVLQRFREYGIKLRAEKCRFCESSVTYLGHRIDTEGLHPLEKNVDAIRLAPLPRNVAELRSFLGMVTFYNKFLPNLSTVLAPLYKLLEKGAKWVWHTKENSAFQKAKSALCSAPVLTYFDPQLELLLECDASPYGVGATLFHRINGEDRPIGFRSRTLTSAEMKYSQIEREALALVFGVTRFRDYLLGREFTLVTDHRPLLGLLRPDRQTSVMAAARIQRWALLLGAYKYKLICKPGSQMLISDALSRLPQSLQEPEAETENLTEMVLLIDQLDEPAVSHKELQALTEADAVLQEVCRNHELPKNPGAESASWYFAPGDAVYVRNYGVGDKWTPGKVKSTSGARLVTVATEDGVVRRHVDQVRKRSSDTGASRETATPEEPPPEGQHRTTQDAPKCEADDLSESPVPELRRSTRIRKPVERYGS from the exons ATGGCACACCAGCTACCGGAATTCGAAGACGCAAAAGATAAGTGGCAGGCGTACTTGGTAAAGGTGGAGGCTTACTTTGAAGCTAATGATGTGAAGGACGATGCTAAGAAGAGGGCCCTGCTGGTAGCCGCGCTTGGAACAAAGACAATTGAAATCTTGAACGGGAAAGTAGCGCCGAAGAAACCTAATGCTCTGACCTACGCGGAAGTTGTGCAGACGTTAAACAGCTACTACGACCCAGTGCCGAATGAAATTTCAGAAAGTTTCAAATTCTTCCATCGCTGCCAGCAAGAAGGGGAGTCTGTGCATGCATTTATTGTGGCAATTCGACAGATGGCCCAGAATTGCAACTTTTCGACGATGCTGGACAGAATGATAAGGGACCGTATTGTGTGTGGAGTCAGGTCCAAGAATTTGCAAAAGCAGCTGCTAGCAAAGAAAGACCTTAATCTTCAAGAAGCCGAGGCCCTTGCCCTGGCCGCAGAAAGCGCCGAACGCGATTCGCAAGGTATTACTTCGGACAAAGAGCAAGCGAGTTTGCTCAAGTTGAGTGCTCAATATGAGTCGCGCGCGAAGACGGCGGGCGTACAACAATGCAATTGTTGTGGAAAGCAGGGTCACAGAACCAATGCTTGTCGCCTAATCCAGCGCAGATGCTTCAAATGTACACGGCGAGGGCATTTAGCCAGAATGTGCGCGGTGAACGACAAAACAAGCAGAATGCTAGCAGTGACAGCACAGGCGACAGAAACGGAAGACAGTGATAACAGTGCGTCGCAGATTTGGTCGTTGACCACTAAGCGCTCGCTCATACCCCCTATAAGAAAGGAATTCGCGTGGAACGGCATTCAAGTAACGATGGACATCGATACGGGCTCGCCTGTTTGCGTCATTCCTAAGAGCATCTACGAGACGTACTGTCATCAGTGGCCGCAGCTACAGAAGTCAGAACTACAGCTTTCATGCTATCTGGGCAGACTTCCGCTTCTCGGCGCAATAACAATGCCGGTTTCCTACGAAGGTACAACAGTGCAATGTACTTTGACTGTTTTAGACTGCGAGGGGCCCAGTCTTTGCGGTCGGGATCTGCTGAAAAAATTAACCGACGAATGTATCCAGGTTCTCAACGTGTATCCGCAGCCTTCAAGGTCAAGCCAAGCCCAGGAGGTCATTCCGAAGCTGCTCCAGAAAAACGCTGACCTTTTCACTGAGGGCACTGGTCTCATGAAAGGTCCGCCGGCCCGACTGCATATCAAGACCGGATCAACCCCCAAGTTTTTCAAGGCAAGAAAAATTCCTTTTGCACTTCGCGATAAAGTGTCAAAGGAGCTTGACAGATTAGTATCCGCTGGCATAATCTCTCCAGTTCCTCATTCCGAATGGGCGACGCCCATTGTTCCAGTTTTGAAGAAGGACGGAACGGTGCGCATATGCGGTGATTTCAAGGTGACTTTAAACCCAGTGTGCGAGGTTGAGCAGTACCCATTGCCTGTCATAGACGACATATTTGCAAATTTACGTGGAGGGAAGAAATTCAGTATATTGGACCTTCGCGATGCATACAACCAGGTCGAGCTAGATGAAGACTCGCGGAAACTAGCAGTGATAAATACACCGAAGGGGCTGTTCTGCTACAATAGATTGCCGTTTGGCATCGCGTCAGCTCCTGCGATATTCCAACGGAAGATTGAATCGGTGCTACAAGGGCTGCCAGGGACACAGGCATATCTGGATGATGTGCTGATAGCCGAGAGCAACAACAATGAAAATGCTAATCTGGAAGCAGTGTTGCAGCGATTCCGCGAGTACGGCATCAAGCTTCGTGCAGAAAAGTGCAGGTTTTGTGAATCGTCGGTGACGTATCTGGGACATCGTATTGATACCGAGGGACTACATCCGCTCGAAAAGAACGTCGACGCAATCAGACTGGCCCCATTGCCACGAAATGTTGCTGAGTTGCGATCCTTTTTAGGAATGGTCACTTTTTACAATAAGTTTCTGCCAAATCTTTCCACTGTGCTTGCACCTTTGTATAAGCTTCTTGAAAAAGGCGCAAAATGGGTTTGGCACACGAAAGAAAACTCGGCATTTCAGAAGGCAAAGAGCGCTTTGTGTTCGGCCCCAGTGCTAACGTATTTTGATCCGCAGCTGGAGTTGCTGCTGGAATGCGACGCTTCCCCTTACGGTGTCGGTGCTACCCTGTTTCACCGTATAAATGGCGAAGACAGGCCAATTGGGTTCCGGTCACGAACGCTCACCTCAGCTGAAATGAAGTACTCTCAAATCGAGCGAGAAGCTTTAGCCTTAGTGTTTGGCGTGACACGGTTCCGCGATTACCTCTTGGGTCGGGAGTTCACGTTAGTAACAGATCACCGTCCTTTGCTGGGGCTACTGAGACCGGACCGTCAGACTTCTGTTATGGCTGCCGCACGCATTCAGCGATGGGCGCTTTTGCTCGGCGCGTATAAATACAAGCTTATTTGTAAACCCGGCAGTCAGATGTTAATCTCTGATGCCCTAAGCCGCTTACCACAATCCTTGCAGGAGCCGGAAGCAGAAACGGAAAACCTCACGGAAATGGTGCTTCTCATTGACCAGCTGGACGAGCCCGCGGTTTCGCACAAAGAACTTCAAGCACTCACAGAAGCGGACGCCGTTTTACAAGAAGTATGTAG GAACCACGAATTGCCGAAGAATCCAGGTGCTGAGTCTGCGAGTTGGTACTTCGCTCCTGGAGATGCCGTCTATGTGCGCAACTACGGTGTTGGGGACAAGTGGACGCCAGGCAAAGTGAAATCGACGAGTGGGGCACGTCTCGTCACTGTAGCAACGGAAGACGGCGTCGTTCGACGTCATGTCGACCAGGTGCGAAAACGTTCATCCGACACAGGTGCAAGCCGAGAAACAGCGACTCCAGAAGAACCGCCACCCGAGGGACAACACCGAACCACCCAGGATGCTCCGAAATGCGAAGCGGATGACCTTTCCGAAAGCCCTGTCCCCGAGTTACGTCGGTCCACAAGAATCAGAAAGCCCGTGGAACGCTACGGCTCCTAG